In the Alteromonas sp. M12 genome, one interval contains:
- a CDS encoding ABC transporter permease, producing MTRYWTLIADAIAELSAQKLRTFLTLLGMIFGVGAVIAMLNIGEGAENEALKLIDSMGVNNIIVQGLDYNKNELVEIREESMGLTMGDVQAAMSTLPFVDDYSASKNIKVHDIYSDYGKSGAQLLGVSSSYYKHANMRLTTGRFTDQHDNDNLAQVAVLGVDAAKELFPQQEALGKYVKVNHIWLHVVGVLAPPQGNKNEFQGVKIGGDRYRIFIPIATAEQKLKSENLASELDSIKLSIAKTTDPVVASKAVAELMKMRHGGVQDYELIIPAALLEQQKQTQEIFNIVMACVAGISLLVGGIGIMNIMLANVMERTTEIGLLRAVGARQIDIKQQFLAESFTISVLGGLLGVFFGLVLSEIIGFYSGWAVSWSLTAIVLSLSICMIVGVGFGVFPAIKASKLNPIEALHSD from the coding sequence ATGACTCGATATTGGACCTTGATAGCGGATGCTATAGCCGAATTGTCCGCGCAAAAACTAAGAACCTTTTTAACACTTTTAGGCATGATTTTCGGTGTCGGAGCGGTTATTGCGATGCTGAACATTGGTGAAGGTGCAGAAAACGAAGCGCTCAAGCTAATTGATTCTATGGGTGTCAACAATATCATAGTGCAAGGTTTAGATTACAATAAGAACGAACTGGTTGAGATTCGTGAAGAAAGCATGGGATTAACCATGGGAGATGTTCAGGCTGCCATGAGCACCTTGCCTTTCGTCGATGATTATAGTGCAAGCAAAAATATTAAAGTTCATGATATTTACAGTGATTATGGAAAATCTGGGGCACAGCTATTGGGCGTATCTAGTAGTTATTATAAACACGCTAACATGCGCTTAACCACAGGTCGCTTCACGGACCAACATGATAACGATAACTTAGCGCAAGTGGCTGTTCTGGGAGTTGATGCCGCTAAAGAACTATTTCCGCAGCAAGAAGCACTTGGGAAATACGTCAAAGTCAACCATATTTGGTTACATGTGGTAGGCGTTTTAGCGCCTCCTCAGGGTAATAAAAATGAATTCCAGGGGGTAAAAATTGGCGGTGATCGCTATCGAATTTTTATCCCCATCGCCACCGCAGAACAAAAGTTAAAAAGTGAAAATTTAGCGAGCGAGTTAGATAGCATAAAACTTAGCATTGCAAAAACGACCGATCCTGTTGTGGCATCAAAAGCCGTGGCTGAATTGATGAAAATGCGCCACGGTGGCGTGCAGGATTATGAACTGATTATCCCCGCAGCTTTATTAGAGCAGCAAAAACAAACCCAAGAAATATTCAATATTGTCATGGCCTGTGTTGCCGGAATTTCTTTGTTGGTAGGTGGAATCGGCATTATGAATATAATGTTAGCCAATGTAATGGAAAGAACCACTGAAATTGGTTTATTGCGCGCAGTTGGTGCCCGCCAAATTGATATTAAGCAGCAGTTTTTAGCCGAAAGCTTCACTATTTCTGTGTTAGGTGGACTTTTAGGGGTATTTTTTGGTTTAGTACTATCCGAGATTATCGGCTTTTATTCGGGGTGGGCAGTGAGTTGGTCTTTAACTGCAATTGTTTTATCCTTGTCTATTTGCATGATTGTGGGGGTTGGATTTGGTGTATTTCCGGCGATAAAAGCCTCGAAACTTAATCCAATAGAAGCCCTGCATTCAGATTAA
- a CDS encoding YgiQ family radical SAM protein gives MTVMRQPVQRMKAERGLFSYPKYWAECFGPAPFLPMSRKEMDQLGWDSCDIIIVTGDAYVDHPSFGMAVIGRVLEAQGFRVGIISQPDWTSKKDFMQLGEPNLFFGVTAGNMDSMINRYTADRKLRHDDAYTPNNEGGKRPDRAVTVYTQRCKEAYKKPVIIGGIEASLRRIAHYDYWSDKVKRSVLFDSKADMLMFGNAERPLLEIAHRFAAGETIADMQDVRGTAVIRKEPLPEWQGVDSTHVDVIGKIDPIPSPYEYIEDKCAVAEDEQNKVIDDAQKAKPVVVQPFTSKSQRRKPWEKTYVMLPPYDVVRAEKTHYAHTSRILHQETNPGCARALAQRHGDRIIWINPPAFPLETEEMDAVFDLPYARVPHPSYGKAKIPAYDMIKTSVNIMRGCFGGCTFCSITEHEGRVIQSRSEESIIREIEQIRDKVPGFTGVISDLGGPTANMYKLRCKSAKAEQTCRRLSCVWPDICGHLDTDQTPTVELYKKARKVEGVKKVLIASGVRYDLAIEDPNYVRELVTHHVGGYLKIAPEHTEKAPLDKMMKPGMGTYERFKEMFDKYTKEAGKIQYLIPYFISAHPGTEDMDMVSLAMWLKEHNFKLDQVQNFYPSPMANATTMYHTGKNPIHKVNHKSEQVTVPKGEIHRRLHRAFLRYHDPANWPVIRKALKEMGKAHLIGNGPKHLVPLESKEELSGKAHNAYAKRSRNKAYAKGKGNAKAQQGLTRFSDNQPHNKAAGKSNKKR, from the coding sequence ATGACTGTTATGCGACAGCCTGTTCAGCGAATGAAAGCTGAAAGAGGGCTATTTTCCTATCCTAAATATTGGGCTGAATGTTTTGGCCCCGCTCCATTTTTGCCAATGTCTCGAAAGGAAATGGATCAGTTAGGCTGGGATAGCTGTGACATTATTATTGTGACCGGAGATGCTTACGTAGATCATCCTAGTTTTGGAATGGCTGTAATCGGTCGTGTACTCGAAGCTCAGGGCTTTAGAGTTGGAATTATTTCGCAACCAGACTGGACCAGCAAAAAAGATTTTATGCAGTTAGGTGAACCCAATTTATTTTTTGGGGTAACCGCTGGCAATATGGATTCTATGATCAACCGCTATACAGCGGATCGAAAATTACGCCACGATGACGCTTATACCCCCAATAATGAAGGTGGAAAGCGCCCTGACCGAGCCGTTACCGTTTATACTCAACGCTGTAAAGAAGCCTACAAAAAACCAGTCATCATTGGTGGTATTGAAGCCAGTTTAAGACGAATTGCCCACTACGATTATTGGTCAGACAAAGTAAAACGCTCTGTTTTATTTGACTCAAAAGCAGATATGTTGATGTTTGGTAACGCAGAACGTCCGTTACTGGAAATCGCCCATCGATTCGCCGCAGGTGAGACTATTGCTGACATGCAAGATGTCCGTGGTACTGCAGTAATTCGCAAAGAGCCATTACCTGAATGGCAAGGTGTGGATTCTACACACGTTGATGTAATTGGAAAAATTGATCCTATTCCCAGCCCCTATGAATACATTGAAGATAAGTGTGCGGTAGCTGAAGATGAACAAAACAAAGTTATCGATGACGCGCAAAAAGCGAAACCGGTCGTAGTTCAGCCATTTACTTCTAAATCTCAGCGCAGAAAGCCTTGGGAGAAGACGTACGTCATGCTACCTCCCTATGATGTGGTACGTGCAGAGAAAACACATTACGCCCATACATCACGGATCTTGCATCAAGAAACCAATCCAGGTTGTGCTCGTGCACTGGCCCAGCGCCACGGTGATCGCATTATTTGGATTAACCCGCCTGCTTTTCCATTGGAAACTGAAGAGATGGATGCGGTGTTTGATTTACCCTATGCTCGCGTACCTCATCCTAGTTATGGGAAAGCTAAAATTCCTGCTTACGATATGATTAAAACGTCGGTGAATATCATGCGGGGTTGTTTTGGTGGTTGCACTTTCTGTTCGATTACAGAGCATGAAGGCCGGGTTATTCAAAGTCGCTCAGAAGAGTCAATTATCCGTGAAATTGAACAAATTCGCGACAAAGTTCCCGGTTTTACCGGCGTGATCTCTGATCTAGGCGGTCCGACTGCGAATATGTATAAATTGCGATGTAAGAGCGCAAAGGCGGAACAAACATGTCGCCGTCTTTCATGCGTCTGGCCGGATATTTGTGGACATTTGGACACCGATCAAACACCTACCGTTGAGCTTTACAAAAAAGCTCGTAAAGTGGAAGGTGTTAAGAAGGTATTGATTGCTTCAGGTGTACGATATGACTTGGCCATTGAAGATCCTAATTATGTTCGTGAATTAGTCACCCATCATGTGGGCGGCTACTTAAAAATAGCTCCAGAACATACTGAAAAAGCGCCATTGGATAAGATGATGAAGCCTGGTATGGGTACTTATGAGCGTTTTAAAGAAATGTTCGATAAATACACCAAAGAAGCAGGTAAAATTCAGTATCTTATTCCATATTTCATTTCTGCCCATCCTGGCACAGAAGATATGGATATGGTGAGTTTGGCCATGTGGTTAAAAGAGCACAATTTTAAGTTGGATCAGGTGCAAAATTTCTATCCATCACCGATGGCCAACGCCACTACCATGTATCACACGGGTAAAAATCCGATTCATAAAGTCAATCACAAAAGTGAGCAAGTTACAGTGCCCAAAGGTGAGATACACCGCCGTTTGCATCGTGCTTTTTTGCGTTATCACGATCCAGCAAACTGGCCAGTGATCCGCAAAGCATTGAAAGAAATGGGTAAAGCGCATTTGATTGGCAACGGACCCAAGCATCTAGTGCCTCTAGAAAGCAAAGAGGAACTAAGTGGTAAGGCGCACAATGCATATGCAAAACGGTCTCGAAACAAGGCATATGCCAAAGGCAAAGGAAATGCTAAGGCTCAGCAAGGATTGACACGATTCAGTGATAACCAGCCCCACAACAAGGCGGCGGGCAAGTCCAACAAAAAACGTTAA
- a CDS encoding transposase, with product MELPICTLSKRSQYSCRGVLFKGKNKQRHNVNRKGVVTKDNINKRHSKSAKEPWFLVSNLPQNQFGANKLVHLYSRRMAIEESFRDCKNEYYGLGLSRSLSRCEKRLQVILLLAMMVQFYLYCVGKAAEAQGYHRHFQANTITSRRVLSYGYLALRLLKHSRFYLNENMLKASIEALVEDAKC from the coding sequence ATGGAGCTTCCCATTTGTACTTTATCGAAAAGAAGTCAGTATTCGTGTCGAGGCGTTTTATTCAAAGGGAAAAACAAACAACGACATAATGTAAATAGAAAAGGGGTGGTGACCAAAGACAATATTAATAAGCGTCATAGCAAGTCCGCCAAAGAGCCTTGGTTCTTAGTCTCCAACCTTCCGCAAAATCAATTCGGAGCGAATAAGCTTGTCCATTTATATTCACGTAGAATGGCCATTGAAGAATCGTTTAGAGATTGTAAAAATGAATACTATGGACTGGGATTATCCCGTAGTTTAAGTCGCTGTGAAAAACGTCTGCAAGTCATTTTACTCTTAGCCATGATGGTACAATTCTATCTATACTGTGTGGGTAAAGCGGCAGAAGCCCAGGGCTATCACCGCCATTTCCAAGCAAACACCATCACGAGCCGGCGCGTACTATCTTACGGGTATTTAGCTCTGAGACTGCTCAAGCATTCTCGGTTTTATCTAAATGAGAACATGCTCAAAGCATCCATCGAAGCCCTAGTGGAGGATGCAAAATGTTGA
- a CDS encoding efflux RND transporter periplasmic adaptor subunit encodes MNRLSYYFIALSMLILTGCEEEVTKIPTFEVNARPFDITLNGFGEIEAVHAQKIVSPGRRPMVLSWLADENTKVKKGDIIARFDAEQLLVDSKEEELRMALFSQDIIQSEAERFQQQNDILSEQEFVDYEFEFADKFAIDDLRVYSKLEIIDSFQNRDFLGAKDNFLDWKKDSVDEQNKSNVGVLEIKRKGHEIKYLRHQQALSQLQVFAPNDGLLTYEKDRMGEKPSVGQTVFPGRPIAKIPNLDNMQARVFVLAKDAISLKSGIEVKVSLDAFPDRTFDGKVASVSGYPRSIERGNPVTYYELVVELTQQDISLMQPGRKLKASILVQPAKPSLLVPLQAIHHQQGRNFVYLKTAEGFEQRQITTKQKNLYFVEVESGLIEGDEIALSLPELSS; translated from the coding sequence ATGAACAGACTGTCATACTATTTTATCGCCCTCTCAATGCTTATTTTAACCGGCTGTGAAGAGGAGGTGACAAAGATTCCCACCTTCGAAGTGAACGCCAGACCCTTTGATATTACCCTCAATGGTTTTGGTGAAATCGAAGCTGTGCATGCCCAAAAAATTGTTTCTCCAGGCAGACGTCCAATGGTGTTGTCTTGGCTTGCTGATGAAAACACTAAAGTGAAAAAAGGCGATATTATTGCCCGTTTTGACGCAGAGCAACTGCTGGTGGATAGCAAAGAAGAAGAATTACGCATGGCGTTATTCAGTCAGGATATCATTCAAAGCGAAGCCGAACGTTTTCAACAACAAAATGACATCCTCTCTGAGCAAGAATTCGTAGACTATGAGTTTGAATTCGCAGATAAATTTGCGATAGATGATTTACGTGTTTATTCCAAATTAGAAATTATTGATTCCTTCCAAAATCGTGATTTTTTAGGTGCTAAAGATAACTTTTTGGATTGGAAAAAGGACAGTGTCGACGAGCAAAATAAGAGTAATGTTGGGGTGTTGGAAATAAAACGAAAAGGCCATGAAATCAAATATCTACGCCATCAACAAGCGTTATCGCAATTACAAGTTTTTGCCCCTAATGATGGACTACTTACCTACGAAAAAGACCGTATGGGGGAAAAACCTTCTGTTGGTCAAACGGTGTTTCCGGGGCGTCCGATTGCCAAAATTCCTAATTTAGATAACATGCAAGCCCGCGTGTTTGTATTAGCCAAAGACGCCATCAGTTTAAAATCTGGCATTGAGGTTAAAGTGTCTCTAGATGCGTTCCCTGATCGAACCTTTGATGGCAAAGTGGCCAGTGTATCAGGTTATCCTCGCTCCATTGAAAGAGGAAATCCTGTCACCTATTACGAATTAGTAGTTGAACTAACTCAGCAAGATATTAGCCTAATGCAGCCCGGACGTAAGCTCAAAGCATCAATCTTAGTACAACCGGCCAAGCCCTCACTGTTAGTGCCTTTACAAGCTATTCATCATCAACAGGGACGAAATTTTGTTTATCTAAAAACGGCCGAAGGCTTTGAACAGCGTCAGATCACTACCAAACAAAAGAATTTGTATTTTGTGGAAGTTGAGAGCGGTTTAATTGAGGGGGATGAGATTGCGTTGAGTTTACCGGAGCTTTCATCATGA
- a CDS encoding HlyD family efflux transporter periplasmic adaptor subunit, with amino-acid sequence MQIQYSLLFLILFAVVTVTSCSKVSVAISEKERVNEPIVAPAELVSLHDAPIGPPSVSRMWQFKIEYLAPENTLLKKGDLVVKFDGDKLMEDLVSKQSDLDAAIKESEKRKLKEQATEKDLELAMAEAKMNMEISERKVAITDASRSEVERLKQVSEYEINKVLYQQAIQKLAQNKERMIINGEVQNGRIKKLALRVKNIQDSLDKLVVKAPKDGLVVYQVDNDDNKPAVGDTVSMGRPLVTLPSLDKLAVKVEFDESDSSVVKVGQQVKVVLDAHPEKPYAGTITSLGQAYRNRSQHNLKVVFDAWVKLDKLDLDKMRPGMKANVQLLSEERT; translated from the coding sequence ATGCAAATTCAGTATTCTTTATTGTTTTTAATCTTGTTCGCCGTTGTCACTGTGACAAGCTGTTCAAAAGTCAGCGTTGCAATAAGCGAAAAAGAGCGAGTAAACGAACCCATAGTAGCGCCTGCTGAATTGGTTTCGCTGCACGATGCACCTATAGGGCCACCGAGTGTTAGTCGGATGTGGCAGTTTAAAATTGAATATTTAGCGCCAGAAAACACCTTGCTCAAAAAAGGTGACTTAGTGGTTAAATTTGATGGCGATAAACTCATGGAGGATCTCGTTAGTAAACAAAGTGATTTAGACGCCGCAATTAAGGAGTCTGAGAAACGTAAACTCAAAGAACAAGCGACCGAGAAAGACCTTGAATTAGCCATGGCTGAAGCAAAAATGAATATGGAAATCTCTGAGCGTAAAGTCGCAATTACCGATGCATCACGTTCTGAAGTTGAGCGCTTAAAGCAAGTCTCAGAATATGAAATAAATAAAGTTTTATATCAACAGGCCATACAAAAACTAGCACAAAACAAAGAGCGCATGATCATTAATGGAGAAGTACAAAATGGGCGAATTAAAAAATTAGCGCTAAGAGTCAAAAATATACAAGACAGTCTAGACAAACTAGTCGTAAAGGCACCCAAAGATGGGTTAGTGGTTTATCAAGTCGATAACGATGACAATAAACCTGCTGTTGGTGATACCGTCTCTATGGGACGTCCTTTGGTAACGTTACCGTCGTTGGATAAATTGGCCGTGAAAGTCGAATTTGATGAATCGGATTCATCTGTCGTGAAAGTAGGACAGCAGGTCAAAGTGGTGTTAGATGCCCACCCTGAAAAGCCCTACGCCGGCACCATCACCTCGCTTGGTCAAGCCTATCGAAACCGTTCTCAGCATAACCTCAAGGTAGTCTTTGATGCTTGGGTGAAGCTCGATAAGCTAGATCTAGATAAAATGCGACCGGGCATGAAAGCCAATGTGCAATTACTTAGTGAGGAACGCACATGA
- the yjjX gene encoding inosine/xanthosine triphosphatase, translating into MEFENNTVVAIVGSKNPVKISAFKDTLARVFPQQQIDCRGVDAPSLVSEQPMSEKETYQGAVNRVKFCQSHFNADFYAAMEGGVDNFEYGPATFAYVVVSAQSKLQVGRSANLPIPESVFSHLQQGEELGPLMDKLFGTSNIKQKGGAIGLLTNGLETRGGNYTQALTLAMAPFLHADRF; encoded by the coding sequence ATGGAATTTGAAAACAATACAGTAGTAGCCATTGTTGGCTCAAAAAACCCGGTGAAAATTAGCGCATTTAAAGATACATTGGCTAGAGTTTTTCCACAGCAACAGATTGATTGTCGAGGGGTTGATGCGCCTTCGTTGGTCTCTGAGCAACCAATGTCAGAAAAGGAAACTTACCAAGGAGCAGTTAACCGAGTTAAGTTTTGTCAGTCTCATTTTAACGCTGATTTTTACGCGGCGATGGAAGGGGGAGTTGACAATTTTGAATACGGTCCAGCTACTTTTGCTTATGTGGTGGTTTCGGCTCAATCTAAATTGCAAGTGGGTAGAAGCGCTAACTTGCCAATACCTGAGTCTGTTTTTAGCCATTTACAACAAGGTGAGGAACTCGGTCCGTTGATGGACAAGCTTTTTGGTACCAGCAACATCAAACAAAAAGGCGGTGCGATTGGATTGTTAACCAATGGGCTTGAAACCCGTGGTGGCAATTATACACAGGCTCTAACCTTAGCCATGGCGCCTTTTCTGCACGCAGATCGATTTTAA
- a CDS encoding CPXCG motif-containing cysteine-rich protein: MSLTVASKFECPYCMTYNDLEIDEANDINQQQIVDCQICCQPIELQVIDNGFGIEVIAKRDDE, from the coding sequence ATGAGCCTCACAGTAGCAAGTAAATTTGAGTGTCCATATTGTATGACTTACAACGATCTGGAGATAGATGAAGCCAACGACATCAATCAGCAGCAAATAGTAGATTGCCAAATATGTTGCCAACCCATTGAATTACAAGTAATTGATAATGGTTTCGGCATTGAGGTGATTGCAAAGCGGGATGACGAGTAG
- a CDS encoding HlyD family efflux transporter periplasmic adaptor subunit, with translation MNINLVFFIAVLAVSIFSHPVLAKGESLLLTGKISSAKKQVVTAPRGRSWNIQIQWLEEEGKMVEAGDLIAVFDGSLIQSQLEANEETLETEQLELTQITMDLEQEYLEAQGALTIAQMRVEQAKIEANVPESQVSQLDKGKFELTLQRTQMELIKAEENLKLAEQALLTGVEKQRIQIRLIEDEIRYQRSQMEKMSVTANFKGPISYAIHPWSGEKMAAGINVRAAWNIIDVQATDNFQIESWVHEIDVERLKANKNVELVLDAYPSKKFKGKLTFLSTQTEKKVQWSNSVYYPVIFQFVDTPELTLLPGMSVRVDVPPLTRGDN, from the coding sequence ATGAACATTAATTTGGTTTTTTTCATTGCCGTGCTTGCTGTGAGTATATTTAGTCATCCTGTTCTGGCAAAAGGTGAATCATTACTGCTGACAGGTAAAATCAGTTCAGCCAAAAAACAAGTTGTCACCGCGCCGCGGGGACGCAGTTGGAACATTCAGATTCAATGGTTAGAAGAAGAAGGCAAAATGGTGGAAGCCGGTGACTTAATTGCTGTTTTCGATGGTTCATTAATCCAAAGCCAGTTAGAAGCCAATGAAGAGACCTTAGAGACTGAGCAGCTCGAATTAACCCAAATAACAATGGACTTGGAACAGGAGTATCTAGAAGCGCAAGGTGCGTTGACTATTGCTCAAATGCGGGTGGAACAAGCCAAAATTGAGGCTAACGTGCCTGAATCCCAAGTTAGTCAGTTAGATAAAGGTAAATTTGAGCTGACCTTACAACGTACGCAAATGGAGCTGATTAAAGCGGAAGAAAACCTAAAGTTAGCCGAACAAGCCTTGCTTACGGGCGTTGAAAAGCAACGAATTCAGATACGATTAATTGAAGATGAAATTCGTTATCAACGCAGTCAAATGGAAAAAATGAGTGTTACTGCCAATTTTAAAGGTCCTATTAGTTACGCTATTCATCCTTGGTCGGGTGAAAAAATGGCGGCTGGAATTAACGTGCGTGCGGCATGGAATATTATCGATGTTCAAGCCACTGATAATTTCCAAATTGAAAGCTGGGTGCATGAAATTGATGTGGAACGTTTAAAAGCGAACAAAAATGTTGAGTTAGTGTTGGATGCTTATCCGAGCAAAAAATTCAAAGGTAAACTGACCTTCTTGTCTACACAAACAGAAAAGAAAGTACAGTGGAGCAATAGTGTTTACTACCCGGTGATTTTTCAATTTGTTGATACCCCTGAATTAACCTTATTGCCAGGTATGAGTGTGCGTGTGGATGTTCCACCGCTAACCCGCGGAGATAATTAG
- a CDS encoding exonuclease domain-containing protein, with amino-acid sequence MKELPSKYYLTHFHEFLAFVSGPCAHLLSIEDSAFIGKFHTLCEDAQCLYVRGLNRKSPIIRRNSLFYDEINDHQLHLERLITEGFYTEVKKEHLAELTHNLTKPELAQVLRNANVSFKSSQSKADYLQLVNEFCQFEDFCAFLDPTVVLHRGQDQHINYFLFLFFGDLNSNLSKFSMRDLGIMPTQRGVSTDNARFDFIDEAKSAFFYAHQRREVMSLLPEQQIALAQQFPSFPTPQGTLANEHCDRFLLRLGKAILPHDQSLGIKLLAASSEPLAQEKVIREKYKLGEKEWVKNRLEMIIEEPDSEVLLSFAEDFLARKFQQKRTSTLTDMLREQSTTVLIDEMYMDSVEHGVKLFYQKQKKQAFRTENRLWRALFGLVFWHELFEMDSNALVTEFDYKPQAINQNNFYNLYEQDIETRLYRMTSAQITFKQVSKVMLEKYGRPNGIFRWHKSLLEVLAVFFDHVDIEGLKEHLRMMAKDFKNYADGYPDIMVVDNTGLRFEEIKAPGDQLRKNQLLTIKLLRKSGFKVAVTQVEWFLDPLQPYAVVDIETTGGRANQHRITEIGIAKVVNGKVIDTWQTLINPQRHIPQKITQLTGIDDEMVSDAPLFVEIAENLRSYLSDCVFVAHNVNFDYGFIRAEFERLEQSFRMPKLCTVREMRKAIPGLPSYSLANLTRHFGIDMTRHHRALSDAQAAAELLFIINEVRHEKANGSRLRG; translated from the coding sequence ATGAAAGAACTCCCCAGTAAATACTATTTAACTCATTTTCATGAATTTCTCGCGTTTGTTTCCGGACCCTGTGCACATTTACTCTCTATTGAAGATAGTGCTTTTATCGGTAAATTTCATACTCTTTGTGAAGATGCACAATGTTTGTATGTCCGTGGATTAAATAGAAAATCTCCAATAATCAGACGTAACTCATTGTTTTATGATGAGATTAACGATCACCAATTGCATCTAGAGAGGCTTATAACAGAAGGCTTTTACACTGAAGTAAAAAAAGAGCATCTTGCTGAATTAACTCATAATCTAACCAAACCAGAATTGGCCCAAGTGCTGCGTAATGCGAATGTCAGTTTTAAAAGCTCCCAAAGTAAAGCTGATTATTTACAATTAGTGAATGAGTTTTGTCAATTTGAAGACTTCTGCGCCTTTCTAGATCCCACTGTTGTGTTGCACCGAGGGCAAGATCAGCACATAAACTATTTTTTATTCTTATTTTTTGGTGATCTGAACAGTAACTTATCCAAGTTTTCAATGCGCGATCTGGGGATTATGCCAACTCAACGAGGGGTCAGTACTGACAATGCGCGATTCGATTTCATTGACGAAGCTAAGAGTGCGTTTTTTTATGCTCATCAACGGCGTGAAGTCATGTCTTTATTACCAGAGCAACAAATTGCACTTGCCCAACAGTTCCCATCATTTCCAACTCCACAAGGTACCTTAGCCAATGAACATTGTGACCGTTTTCTATTAAGATTAGGCAAAGCCATACTCCCCCACGACCAGTCTCTTGGCATAAAATTATTAGCCGCATCTTCGGAGCCTTTAGCACAAGAAAAAGTGATCCGTGAAAAGTACAAGTTAGGTGAAAAAGAGTGGGTGAAAAACCGTTTAGAAATGATTATTGAGGAACCAGATTCTGAAGTACTATTATCGTTTGCCGAAGACTTTTTGGCCCGTAAATTTCAGCAAAAACGCACCAGTACGCTCACCGACATGTTACGAGAACAATCAACAACAGTACTTATTGATGAAATGTACATGGATTCGGTGGAACATGGCGTAAAATTGTTTTATCAGAAACAAAAAAAACAGGCCTTTCGCACTGAAAACCGATTGTGGCGAGCATTGTTCGGTTTAGTTTTTTGGCATGAACTTTTTGAAATGGATAGCAATGCGTTAGTCACTGAATTCGATTACAAACCCCAGGCTATCAATCAAAACAACTTTTATAATCTGTACGAACAAGATATTGAAACTCGCCTATATCGAATGACCAGTGCGCAAATCACATTCAAACAAGTATCTAAAGTTATGCTTGAAAAGTACGGTCGCCCCAATGGAATTTTTCGTTGGCACAAATCCTTACTCGAAGTTTTAGCGGTATTTTTTGATCATGTTGACATTGAAGGTCTCAAAGAGCATTTGAGAATGATGGCAAAGGACTTTAAAAACTACGCTGACGGTTATCCGGATATCATGGTAGTCGATAACACCGGACTGAGATTTGAAGAAATAAAAGCCCCTGGAGACCAATTGCGTAAAAACCAATTGTTAACCATAAAGCTACTAAGAAAATCAGGCTTTAAGGTCGCAGTCACTCAAGTTGAATGGTTTTTAGATCCCTTACAACCCTATGCAGTCGTCGATATCGAAACCACGGGCGGTCGTGCAAATCAACATCGTATAACCGAAATAGGTATCGCCAAGGTTGTAAACGGGAAAGTGATCGATACGTGGCAAACGCTAATCAATCCTCAACGGCACATTCCGCAAAAAATCACACAATTAACGGGTATTGATGATGAAATGGTGAGTGATGCTCCCTTATTTGTGGAAATCGCTGAAAACTTACGAAGTTACTTATCTGATTGTGTTTTTGTCGCTCACAATGTCAATTTTGATTATGGTTTTATCCGCGCCGAATTTGAGCGTCTTGAACAAAGTTTTCGCATGCCCAAGTTATGTACGGTACGAGAAATGCGCAAAGCGATTCCAGGCCTTCCGTCTTATTCATTAGCCAACTTAACCCGGCATTTTGGTATTGATATGACTCGACATCACAGAGCCTTATCAGATGCTCAAGCAGCCGCAGAGTTGTTATTTATTATCAACGAAGTGCGTCATGAAAAAGCCAATGGGAGTCGTTTGCGGGGCTAA